Part of the bacterium genome is shown below.
GCCGCGGTCACCGTGGTCTTGCCATTGGTGCCGGTCACGCCAACGAGCTTCATCTGATGGTTGGGATAACCCGCCGTGAACCAGGCCGCGCCGGCAAGTGCCGCGCGCGTGCTGGGTACGCGAATCACCGGCCTGTTGCTGACAACCGCTACGTCCGTATCACAGATCACCGCGCATGCGCTGTGCTGAAACGCAGATTCAATGTACTTGCCGCCGTCGTCCTTGTGCCCGCTGATCGCGACGAACACATCTCCTGCTGTCACATGCCGCGAGTCATAGACGACGCTCGCGTAAGATTCACTTCCCGCCGCATTCTGCAAAGTGCCGCCGACGGCGCGCGCCAACTCAGCGAGAGACGGCATACTGTGCAACTCCGATCGGCTGAGCGATGATATAACACTCGTAGCCCAACGGCACCTGAATCCCTGCAGGCGGATGCTGCGACGATACCACTCCGTGACCTTCGAGCCTTGCGGTCAGACCGGCATTCGCCATGCGTTCAGCGGCGACGCGCAGAGGCAGGCCGAGCACCGCCGGCATCGCCACGCGCGGTACGTTCGCAAATTGCAGCGAGTCGAAACTGATTTCTTCTTGCTCAATGCTATCCTGTTCGACCAGTTTACTTGAGTCCGACTCCGTCGATTCTTCGTCCGGCGGCAGCAGGTGCGGGTGGCGCGACTCGAGAATTTCATGCGCAATCGCCTTGAACACCGGCGCCGAAATTTGCCCGCCGTAATACGAACCGCCGCGCGGATCATCCACCACGACCGCCAGCACGTATTGCGGCGCATCAGCGGGGAAAAAGCCGACGAAAGAACTCACGTAACGATTCGAGTAGTAGCTCTTGGCTTCCAAATTCACCTTCTGCGCCGTGCCCGTCTTGCCCGCAATCTTGACGCCTTCTATCTTGGCGGATTTGCCGGTGCCCTCTTCGACCACCATGGTCATCAAGCGGGTCAGCTCGCGAGCGGTCTCCTCTCGCAACACGGGGCGCAGGCTCACTGGATCAAATGCCACCTTCTCGCCGGTCGGAAACTCGAGAGCGCGAATCAACTTCGGCTGCATGAGCATGCCGCCGTTGGCAACGGCGCCGTACGCCGCGGCTATCTGCAGCACCGTGACAGATACGCCCTGGCCAATCGCAAGGTTGGATCGCGTCGGGCCGCTCCAGTTCGCCGGACGCGGCACGTAACCGCTTGGTTCCGCCAATAGTCCGACATCAGTCTTTGATCCGAATCCAAAGCGCATGATCCAGTCGTACACGTCGTCAGCGCGCAGGCGTTCCGATATTTTTGCGCAGCCGATATTGGAGGACTTGGAAAATACCTCAGCCACAGTCAGCGTTCCGTACGGATGCGCATCGTTCAGCACCTTGCCCGGCACGCGGTACTTGCCGCCTTCGCAGTCAATCAGCGTCGCAGCCGTAACGACATTCTCCTCAAGCCCGGCGCCAACGGTTACAACCTTGAAGATCGAACCGGGTTCAAACAGATCAGTCACCGGCCAACAGCGGCGAAACTCGCCCGCGACATCCGCCGGTGCATTTGGATCAAACTGCGGTAGGGTTGAAAGTCCCAGAATCTCACCCGTGTGCGGGTCGAGCAGCAGCGCGCAAGCCTTCTCAAACTGACGATCTGCCAATTCCTCCGATAGAGCGCGATCGAGAATTGCCTGCAATTGCAAATCAATGGTCAGTTGGACGTGCGCACCCGACTGCGCGACGGCCTCTTCCATCGGGCTCATGACGGCAGGCACTGCCCGACGGGCATCGTTCCATACGATCATGTCAAGTCTGTCGCCGCTAAGCAGTGAATCCATCGCGCGCTCAATCCCGTCCTGGCCGATGCCGTCCACATTGGTGAAGCCAACGATGGTGCCGGCGGCGACCGTGGCCGGATAGCTGCGGCGCGCTTCGCGTGTGAACTCAATGCCCGGCAGTTTCAACGGCTCGAGCCGCTGCTCAACTTGCCAATCCACACGCCGCGCCAAGTACGTGAAACCGTGACTGTCGAGTTTCCGGCGGATCGTCGTCTCGGCCAGCGGCAGGTAGTTGGTTAGCACTTGCGCCAGGCTATCGCGATTGATCGTTTCCGAAGGTCGAAATCCCACGGCATAGGACATCGGGAGGGTTACCGCCAGCGGAAGGCCATGCCGATCGCGAATCTCGCCGCGCGGCAGCGGCTCCTTGGCCGTGTTATACATTTGCGCCTGCGCCATGGCCTTCCAACGCGAATGCTCGACCACCTGAAGTTGGACCAAGCGCGCGCCAAACCCGATCATGACCACCAGAAAGGCGATCGCAATCAGGCGTTCGCGGCCACGAAAACGCCGATGGTTACCCGGGAAATTTGGCACGGTCATGGGATAGGGGAGAAGCGGACTGCGAGGGAACACGAATTGAATCCACTTGGGCGGAACGGAGCTTCCAGCCATGTTCGCGATTAGCCCAATCCGCAACCTCATTGTAGGGCGCGGCGGCTTCAATCGAACCGGTCAGATGCTGAATCTCCTGATCTATCTGGTGTAATTGCGCCCGCTGCCGAGCCACATCAATTGTAAGCTGCTGATAGGAGAAGTTCCGCCAGGCCACCATCAGCCCCAGCGTCGCCGCCATTCCGCACACAACCAGCAGGCGTATGAGCGGCGCCTGCCGACGCAACACGCGGGGTACGCGCTTCGGGCGGTAGATAGGAGTGGACACGGTCAGCGTGGAGGACATGGATTGGAGGTATCAGCTCAGTTTCTCAATGACACGCAGCTTGGCACTGCGCGAACGGGGATTGGCTTTGAGTTCCGACGCCGAAGGGAGGAGCGGTCCGCGCACCGGATACCGGGCGCGGGGAGGTTGTGCAGGAGTAATGATGCCCGTCAGAGGATCGAGGGGAGGATGGACAAGCGCTTGCATGAACTGCTTGACGGGCCGATCCTCAAGGGAATGGTAGCTCAGGACGACCAGACGGCCCGTCGGACGCAGCAACGCCCACGCGCTCTCCAGCCCCAATTTCAATTCATCCAACTCGTGGTTGACGGCCATTCGCAGCGCTTGAAACACTCGCGGCAACGACTTCACACAGGTGGCCGGCACCGAACGGCGAATGATCTCAGCCAGTTTGCCCGTCGTCGTGATCGGTTCGATCGCCTTGGCATTGTGAATGGCCTTGGCGATCCGTGGAGCCTGCGACTCTTCCCCGAGCCGACCGATCAGATTGCGCAGTTCGGCCTCCGAGAGTCTGGCCAGTAGTTCGGCCGCGGTCTCACCCGACTCCCGATCCATGCGCAAATCCAGCGGGCCATCGCCACGATAGCTGAAGCCGCGTGCGGCTTCGTCAAGCTGGTAGGACGACACTCCCAGGTCCATTAGGATGCCTGAAAAAGTGGCGCCAAACTCGTTTTCGAGCTTGCTCTGTGCCGCAGAGAATCGTATATTCCACAACTTGATGCGATTCGGCAACACGGCTCGTGCCGCCGCAACCGCATCGGAGTCGCGATCTATACCGCATAGCAGCCCGTCCTCGCCCAACTGATCCAATATCAGCCGCGAGTGTCCGCCGCCGCCCACCGTGAAATCCGCATATACCCCCTGCGGATCGGTGACCAGCCATTGAACGACCTCGGGACCCATTACCGGGATGTGATAGGGTGCGGTCATCGGATGAATTCCGTCAAAGAGCGCTGTGAAAAACTGTCCCCGCGCCCATCTGCGGTGAGCGCGGGGAGCCCGTCATGGTAGTTACACCTGACGGATGGCGAATCTATTGTCGGGGACAAGCTCGGCGACCACTGGACCGCGCGTCCGTGCGCGCTGAACGGTTGGAATCAGGGTGACGTCAATAATGGTGCAGCCGCGCGAACGGAAGTGCTCAATGGCGGCCTCCAATTGCGCGAGCGAATTCCCGCCAATCTCTCCGCGAACTTCGATTTCCGCGCGGTCGCAGTCCTGGCGGGTGTGCAGGTGCAGTCCCATCTGACTATTGTCCTTTGCCTTTGGTCTTGTCGGTCAGCATGTT
Proteins encoded:
- the rsmH gene encoding 16S rRNA (cytosine(1402)-N(4))-methyltransferase RsmH, coding for MTAPYHIPVMGPEVVQWLVTDPQGVYADFTVGGGGHSRLILDQLGEDGLLCGIDRDSDAVAAARAVLPNRIKLWNIRFSAAQSKLENEFGATFSGILMDLGVSSYQLDEAARGFSYRGDGPLDLRMDRESGETAAELLARLSEAELRNLIGRLGEESQAPRIAKAIHNAKAIEPITTTGKLAEIIRRSVPATCVKSLPRVFQALRMAVNHELDELKLGLESAWALLRPTGRLVVLSYHSLEDRPVKQFMQALVHPPLDPLTGIITPAQPPRARYPVRGPLLPSASELKANPRSRSAKLRVIEKLS